CGCCGGGGCCGAAGAACCCGCCCTTGGGCCGGCCGTGGGCGTGGTAGTGGTCGGGGATGTTGCGCATGTGGTCGTCGATGTAGCACTCGCCGCCCAGCTCCCGGGTGGCGATCTCGCGCAGACGCGCGTGCATGTGCTCCAGATGCTCGAGGGGCGGCTCGGTGCCGTGATACCGCCAGACCACCATGGGCACCGCGCAGATCTCACATTCGGCGATCCAGCAGATGTCGTCCTCGTGATACCAGGGCGTGATGCGAGCGGCCCGGCAGAGATCGCACCCGCTGATGCGAGTGTAGGGGGACGGGTCTCCTAGCCCCACAGGGCGCGCATGACGTGCGTCGCCACGCGACGGTTGTGGTCCCGGACGAGCCGGGGAAGGCGGAAGATGTCCGCCACCCACCAGGCGGCCAGCCCGCCCAGGGTGAGCCAGAACAGCACCTGCAGGCCGCGCTTGCGCAGGTACAGATAGTGCCAGCCGAGCGGCAGGAAGCAGGCCGCGACGAGCGGGGACTTGGCCTGGGCGCGATAGCG
The Candidatus Methylomirabilota bacterium DNA segment above includes these coding regions:
- a CDS encoding TM2 domain-containing protein; the encoded protein is MIPMQPDREGSVFRKPAPPPERVSARRMPETRSDRSLAIPSRVASSLSRTVREQLAYLTPDQQRAFLWRYRAQAKSPLVAACFLPLGWHYLYLRKRGLQVLFWLTLGGLAAWWVADIFRLPRLVRDHNRRVATHVMRALWG